Proteins from one bacterium genomic window:
- the mfd gene encoding transcription-repair coupling factor, protein MDYCEKVARHAAFREVAGELRAGRGRTVPVGGLAGGAAPLFVAALRRELDVPVLTLTATAEQAEEFAADGEAYAGEEAALLEPYNVVPLKAVSPSLETSASRVKALLSLAEGRPWCVASAAAFRRRLAPPDVLRSAVRRYRAGDALDLAELEQYLPWLGYERVGMVEGPAQYARRGAILDIFPAGAEGPTRLELFGDVVESARGFDVWTQRRAGELDELAVYPTREVVLSPDRVNRAVRIIRARFGDDAAEEAYEALDVRRYVDGVENLLPFLFEETATVAEYFARTPLLVLYDVDAVAAAAAEAGEAAKPSFPFPRPDEIFVDFDEFLGAFARAGGNVVTVQPGAASDGADFRAREVDHLAGRLDLFVDEVRAFGRRGRAVVHVDRAEQGERFRDIVAGRADGLPLQYDVKPSRRGFVWEDVGLAVFPARQVLGRRPAARRRRLPRFQPGEDAVKITSAFDLEPGDLVVHADHGVGRFEGLATLPVGDHREEFITLTYEGGDRLYVPVYNLRVVYKYVGGDPRTRALDRLGGASWRRARSRAKKSAEKLARRLIDIYAARAARPGHAFAGEPSWELELAETFRYAETPDQLRAVEEVAQDMAGEKPMDRLVCGDVGFGKTEVAVRAALRAVADGKQVAVLVPTTVLADQHYATFRERLAPFAVRVEMLSRFKRPKEQKEILAELAAGKVDVVIGTHRLLSRDVSFADLGLLVVDEEQHFGVAHKERIKEMRRLVDVLTLTATPIPRTLHMALAGLRDLSLIGTAPLERLPIHTVVSPFDEDLIADAVGRELGRGGQVFFVHNRVQTIDGVADYLRGLVPEARFGVAHGRLRERDLERIMHDFADGEFDVLVSSAIIEAGLDFPNVNTIIINRADSFGLSQLHQLRGRVGRSHARAYAYLLTPPSHVLTDAARQRLAALKDATELGSGFRLAMRDLEIRGAGNLLGPEQSGALAAVGLELYTRILAAEVARLKGEEVLRPAEVNVRLDFDAFIPASYIPDERQRLGIYRRLSEAGDDAAVAALAEELRDRFGPRPVAVDHLLTVRKISLWGAKAGVRAVNISGPLVTLEFGKDEFERASTADVPAEVTGVDAKAGRGGKTFVTFTVGEGAAVEDVTLAMLARFAEGADEVQLSQEKDAVRDG, encoded by the coding sequence GGGCGAGTTGCGCGCCGGGCGCGGCCGGACCGTCCCGGTGGGCGGCCTCGCCGGCGGCGCCGCGCCGCTGTTCGTCGCCGCGCTGCGTCGCGAGCTCGACGTCCCCGTATTGACGTTGACGGCGACCGCCGAGCAGGCGGAGGAGTTCGCCGCGGACGGCGAGGCCTATGCCGGCGAGGAGGCCGCGCTGCTCGAGCCGTACAACGTCGTTCCGCTCAAGGCGGTGTCGCCGAGTCTCGAGACGTCGGCGTCGCGCGTCAAGGCGCTGCTGTCGTTGGCGGAGGGCCGGCCGTGGTGCGTGGCGTCGGCCGCGGCCTTCCGGCGTCGGCTCGCGCCGCCCGACGTGCTCCGAAGCGCCGTCCGGCGGTACCGCGCCGGCGACGCCCTGGATTTGGCCGAGCTCGAGCAATATTTACCGTGGCTCGGCTACGAGCGCGTCGGTATGGTGGAAGGCCCGGCGCAATACGCGCGCCGCGGCGCGATACTGGATATTTTCCCCGCGGGCGCCGAGGGGCCTACGCGCCTCGAGCTCTTCGGCGACGTCGTCGAGTCGGCGCGCGGCTTCGACGTGTGGACGCAGCGGCGGGCGGGCGAGCTGGACGAGCTCGCCGTCTACCCCACGCGGGAAGTGGTGCTTTCCCCCGACCGGGTGAACCGCGCGGTGCGGATTATCCGTGCGCGCTTCGGCGACGACGCCGCGGAGGAAGCGTACGAGGCGCTGGACGTGCGCCGGTACGTCGACGGCGTCGAGAACCTGCTCCCCTTTCTATTCGAGGAGACGGCCACCGTCGCCGAATACTTCGCGCGGACGCCGCTGTTGGTCCTATACGACGTGGACGCCGTCGCCGCGGCCGCGGCGGAGGCCGGCGAGGCCGCCAAGCCCTCCTTTCCTTTTCCGCGCCCCGACGAGATATTCGTCGATTTCGACGAATTCCTGGGGGCGTTCGCCCGGGCGGGCGGCAACGTCGTAACGGTTCAGCCGGGCGCGGCGAGCGACGGCGCCGATTTTCGCGCCCGGGAAGTCGACCACCTCGCCGGCCGGCTGGATTTATTCGTGGACGAGGTACGAGCGTTCGGGCGCCGGGGCCGGGCGGTGGTGCACGTCGACCGCGCCGAGCAGGGCGAACGGTTCCGGGATATCGTCGCGGGCCGCGCCGACGGGCTGCCGCTGCAGTACGACGTCAAGCCGTCGCGGCGGGGCTTCGTGTGGGAGGACGTCGGCCTGGCCGTCTTCCCGGCCCGGCAAGTGTTGGGACGCAGGCCCGCGGCGCGCCGGCGGCGTCTCCCTCGCTTCCAGCCGGGCGAGGACGCCGTAAAGATAACCTCCGCGTTCGACCTCGAGCCCGGCGACCTCGTCGTACACGCCGACCACGGCGTGGGGCGGTTCGAAGGGCTCGCCACCCTTCCCGTGGGCGACCACCGGGAGGAGTTCATCACGCTCACCTACGAGGGCGGCGACCGCCTGTACGTCCCGGTCTACAACCTGCGCGTCGTGTACAAGTACGTGGGCGGCGACCCGCGCACCAGGGCCCTCGACCGGCTGGGCGGCGCCTCCTGGCGGCGCGCCCGCTCCCGCGCCAAGAAGTCGGCCGAGAAGCTCGCGCGCAGGTTGATAGACATCTACGCCGCCCGGGCCGCGCGCCCCGGCCATGCCTTCGCGGGCGAGCCCTCGTGGGAGCTGGAGCTCGCCGAGACCTTCCGCTACGCCGAGACGCCGGACCAGCTCCGCGCCGTAGAGGAAGTGGCCCAGGATATGGCCGGCGAAAAGCCTATGGACCGGTTGGTGTGCGGCGACGTCGGCTTCGGTAAGACGGAGGTCGCGGTGCGCGCCGCCCTCCGGGCCGTGGCCGACGGCAAACAGGTCGCGGTTCTGGTCCCGACGACGGTGCTGGCCGACCAACACTACGCGACTTTCCGCGAGCGCTTGGCCCCCTTCGCCGTACGCGTCGAGATGTTGAGCCGTTTCAAAAGGCCCAAGGAGCAGAAGGAGATTCTGGCGGAACTCGCCGCCGGCAAGGTCGACGTCGTCATCGGGACCCATCGCCTCCTCTCGCGCGACGTATCCTTCGCGGACCTGGGCCTGCTGGTCGTGGACGAGGAGCAGCACTTCGGCGTCGCCCACAAAGAACGCATCAAGGAGATGCGCAGGTTGGTCGACGTCCTGACGCTCACGGCCACGCCCATACCGCGCACGCTCCACATGGCGCTCGCCGGCCTGCGCGACCTCTCGCTCATCGGGACCGCGCCGCTGGAGCGTTTGCCCATCCACACCGTCGTCTCGCCCTTCGACGAGGACCTCATCGCCGACGCCGTGGGGCGCGAGCTGGGCCGGGGAGGGCAGGTGTTCTTCGTCCACAACCGCGTGCAAACCATCGACGGCGTGGCGGACTACTTACGGGGGCTGGTGCCCGAGGCGCGGTTTGGCGTGGCCCACGGCCGGCTGAGGGAGCGCGACCTCGAGCGCATCATGCACGACTTCGCCGACGGCGAGTTCGACGTGCTCGTCTCGTCCGCCATCATCGAGGCCGGCCTGGATTTCCCCAACGTGAACACCATAATAATCAACCGCGCCGACAGCTTCGGCCTGAGTCAGCTCCATCAGCTGCGGGGGCGGGTGGGCCGCTCCCACGCCCGGGCGTACGCCTACTTGCTCACGCCGCCGAGCCACGTCCTCACCGATGCCGCGCGCCAGCGGCTGGCCGCGCTCAAGGACGCCACCGAGCTCGGCTCCGGCTTCCGCCTCGCGATGCGCGACCTCGAGATCCGCGGCGCCGGCAACTTGCTGGGGCCGGAGCAGAGCGGCGCTTTGGCGGCCGTAGGGCTCGAGCTCTATACCAGGATATTGGCCGCCGAAGTCGCCAGGTTGAAGGGTGAGGAAGTGCTCCGGCCGGCGGAAGTGAACGTGCGCTTGGACTTTGACGCGTTCATACCGGCGTCGTATATTCCGGACGAGCGGCAGCGGCTCGGCATCTACCGGCGGTTGAGCGAGGCCGGCGACGACGCCGCGGTGGCGGCGTTGGCGGAGGAGCTCCGCGACCGCTTCGGGCCGCGGCCGGTCGCGGTGGACCATTTATTAACGGTGCGAAAGATAAGCCTGTGGGGAGCCAAAGCCGGCGTTCGCGCCGTCAACATAAGCGGCCCGCTGGTAACGTTGGAATTCGGTAAGGACG